AACTGAAGAAAATACGAACGAATCTCTTCGCTATAATGCTTGGTTTGTTTTACTAAACAACGTAAGGTGGTGTTGGGATTGGGAATGGTATATGAATTCAGTTAGGTATTTAAAAACTTCACTTCTAACGTTTGAATTTTCTTGTACGATAAcgataagtaataaaaaaaaaattaaaaaaatagaattactataaaaaatgtttaatggcTCGAGTTTATCCAAACTCATAAGTCATACCTATACCAACCTTTTTCCACTATATGCACTTGCAATTATTGACAAATTCTTCAGGTACAAAACTAAcaattttcgttttcgtttgtTTGAATTTGCAGAAGATGGCCATGCAAGTGGTCTAAGCCGTGCAAAATCTCATCACGTCCATTCTCGTAGTCAGTACATTTCGGATACCAATCCGAATCCTCGTTTAGTCAGTTTCAGTAGTTTCCGTTTATCCAATCGTTCGTTCGGTAATCCGTTGAGAAGAAGTACGGTAAAAGGTGGCCGTCATAGATCTGCTAATCATCAAAGAACTCAAACCAGATCGTATTCGAATATTCATCAATTAACCGTAGATACCGCCAGCGCTCGTTCGATGAGCAGCAGTAATGGACTGATTAGAAGTGCTTCCTATTTGCAACATTCCGCTCCGCACACCCCGCTCACCAGTGAAGCGATGCATTCTAGCACAACgactattttacaaaatgaaaataataaccACGTTGCTGTGCAAAGTAATACTTCCACTTCATTGGTACGAAATTGCCGATCAGCTTCTCCAAACATCGAAGCGGGTGGATTATCTCCAGCTACTCCGACCAATTTGTCGTTTTccatttccaatttcaattcgTCTACCGTTCATTTGGATCAATTATCGCAGATATCGAGATGATCAAATAAGAGGAAAAGActcgtttttgttttaaaaagggGACCAATTTGGCGTATAATACAAAAGATATACATATGATTCGAACAATTCGAACCTATAACAACTTTATCCACTTAACTTTATATTGTGTAGGTGGtctctaattttttctcaattcaattATTGCCTTCATTTCCcggtttcaattttcttttcgtgTATAAAATATGTATATACTTTTCAAACCATCGTGCTTTTTACACAATTTACGTACTTGCCTACCAATATatttaaatatacctacctaatattttcaaaataatatcttTGAATACGATTCGAGTAATTTAtcaagtcatttttaaaatcaaaagtacctatttgtgtttttcttttgtGTTGATGTTGTCTTTAATTTGTTACTTAGgtactgatttatttttttaaatttatttctcgATTGCTacggtacctattattttaaaaataatcattaattaGTGTGATTTCTACGACTTTCCTTTTGTACATTACTTACATGGTTTcttgtataaatttaaaataaaaacgccTTATCCGTTTTGGATTTGGTTTTATACGCAACAGCTTACCTTATTCACTCAAacatatttttatgtatttttaaaagttgggtGAGTAAAAACCTACCTGAGACTGAAAAACTCTTACAGACCATGTCATAACCAAAGTGACAGAGGGATATTTTGTTAATTAAAGAATTGTTACAGATATGAAAGTAGACATTGAAAGTAGGTAAATAGGGGtttctttaatattttttttttgtagaagatGATGATTTGATGAAGAAGTTGTAAGTGCCTACTTAATTCTATTCTAATATACATATgcattcaaattttccctccgtATATTGACGTCATGAAAGGAtgatagaattttttgcaaattttcactcTGGCaataaaattgacttttctcaattttatacCAGCGTGGCagcgtaggtacctaaatttaaGATAATTcaataaagtttttcaaattctcataaaattacTATTTCCCTACCCTAAAGTTTTcctaaaattaaatgaaaaaaataagtaggtaagtacataaattcaatacgaaattttatataaatatttattcatcaCACAAATCATTTACActtgtaaaatttcacaagagactttcttcaaaagtttgattttttttttaaatcacaatttATTTACGAATTCTTAATTTTGCCTTCTATTATATCTCCTGATatgtttcaattcaatttatccATCGTATCGATTATCgaattttaccatattttgtcaaaataaagcAGTCAAGATGTTAACTACCTGGTTGATCGTATATTTCATTCACTTGTTATTCTCATAATCCACGTTCCAATAAATTTATTGTCTCGTCAACAGAttcgttttttcgaaaagtatTAGTTTCGTAATTAggtagtgaaattttcaaaacaaaaataggaCGTTGAAATAagaaaacgcaaaaaaaaaatgagaaaccataaaaataataaaacgtaTAGGCAGTAAAAAGAAGCACTTTCCTATAAAATAGGTACGTTTCAAGCATGTTCAATTAACAATagttacatttcattttttcattgaatggttctttaaatttgaaatttctcaatgtTATATTATTAGGATCCGTTTGCGTTGATGGTTCATCTACGGATATCTGCAAAAATATTAAACATTCTTCAATATAAGTAATTTCGTAATTGAAGGTGCTAAGTTCACATAAATAAATGTTGTGCTACGTACATTTTGACTGGCTCTCTCTCTAATCATTCTTGTCAAGGTAAGAAGCGCTGCTTCGATATTTACATCATTCTTAcacgatatttcaaaaaatggcatgTCAAAGGTTTCTgccaactaaaaaaaatgaaaaaaattagtaaaatgtTATTATGTATAGACTACTTTTACAGAATTCTCACAagggcaatttttcatttttattcgatttccCTCTTctccaaattaaaatttaatcaatccTACCAGTTCCTCTTGaaaaataagttgcctatctctACGCCCTGTATCCTGTATAATATTATGATTACGATTTTCGTCAACATATTATCGGATAGGCAACTTTTATCATTGCGTCGCAATGTGTGTTGCATTACAACTGATTTGCAGTCGTGATAAAATACGTATGATGATGTTCGTATGCTTACTtgatgatatcaattttttaaaaagtaccttTTCTCCATTAGTTCTGTCGACAGTTCTTTGATATTCAGCATCACATTTATTTCCCGCCAATACAGTAACCACATTTTGAGAAGCAttcttcgaaagaaaaaaaaaacattaataaagCAATTATTAAATAAGAATTACTTGGGTATTGATTATGATTAGATATAGATATATGTGTGTCTCGTCACTAACCTCTTGTATAGTTTTAATCCAGTAAGGTAAATGATTGAAAGATTCAATATTGGTAACATCGTACACAAGTAGTATTCCCATAGCACCTCTATAATAAGCAGTTGTCAAGGTGCGAAATCTTTCCTGTCCTGCTGTATccctttgaaaataaattagataTTCAGTTTAATATATGAgatttaaagatgaaaaaacaaaatcataattcaaatatCTTATCGGTCTTTGACACCTACATAGCTAACAAACAGCTCATCAGGCATTGAACTTAccatatttgtaattttatggGTGAACCGTctaattcaattattttctgtttaaaaTCGACACCTGTGAAGAATATTGATACATTCAATTGATAAGTAAGTGAGACTAAtgttatatcatttttttgatatcgatcgaaaatcaactttgaaataaaaaaatcaagtaacttaatgtattttaatttcaattattttctcaaGCACTATTCAAGTCTATAAAActctagatttttttcatgatgcgATAATATTACAAACCATactgaaattttctcttacCAACAGTGGAAATATAAGTATCGTAGTAAGCATCATCACAATATCTATGGACTAAGCAAGTTTTCCCAACATTTGAATCACcgagtaccaaaattttatacGTTGCTTTGTATTCGACAGGCAAAGATAcagtcatttttgaaggatGAAGAATTACTAATACGAATTCACCTTCACTTCATGacagtttttcgtttttcaactaTGATAGGTGACgtcattattgaaattttcaatgattcacCCTTATGAAACGCAACCCTTATGCAAAAGTTTTCCCAAAACAGTGTAACCATTTAAGCATTTATCATGTTACCTATATCAAAACTCcagaaattaaaacgaaaaattctacCCATCTATATTGTACCTGTACGTAttataaaattgatgtttaagtTGAAGTTACGAAAATAATGAACGATCGATAcgtaaatttctaaaaatggcatgcaaaagttttaaaaaattaaaacctatTAATTCTAGCTATTAGCTGGTCAGAGAGGAAATGAGGTATGAGGTCGGGGGAAACAAAGGTatattgaatattgaaatgACCCAAGATATTTAAAAATCAGCTCGTCATCGCACtgactttttaaattgaaactcagaaaaccagaaaaaaatgcaccaacctgagagaataattttgatgaatttgacaaTGTACTATGGAGACATTGGAGACTCGTAAAGGGACTCGCAAACATGAGACTCGAAGTTTTTCAAGACTCGATATTCATTGACTCAATGTAGTAAGTTCATAAGTTGTAATTTCAAAAGTCTCGCATCTGAAGACTCGGAGTTTTAATTCTCAGAGACTCGTTCCTGCGGCTCTGCGTATAATGTTAAAATGCATATTTCTGTTTAATTATTTACTATTGGAGAAGTGAGAAAGAAATGAGATGAATTTTACGTTTAGGTTTTACTATTTTTTGGTACTACATATTTTAATCTACACCTCTTCAACTTGTAAAATGCGctgttgattttattcaaaagttataattttcaagaatgttcGCTTCTTTCTTCGCTTCCTGCTTTTTTCTAGTTTCTACTTGTAACTtgtagttttttgaattttgaggaaaaaaatgaaaaagcaaaaacgacGTGTTTTATTGCCGTCGAGGTAACACTGTCGATTTCATTCAGTCATTTAATGCTCTCTgcagattttcaaataaatcaataGAAATCCCCcgaaattcagttttgaaatcCGGGCCTAGGCGCAGGGTTcttatgtttatttatttttgtccTTCTATTCGCGTTTCTCGTTTCTCGTTGTTTGTtcgatttcattattttttgtacaaGACATTTCAATTCTTTGTTTAATATTTTGACAATAAGAAATTAGCAAATAATAATTTGCATTTCGTAGTACACTGTAGTAGTGTGTTTTAAAGTTATATTCAATGTTATTTTGATACACAGGAATTTGAAGAACTTTCAGTAGTTTTATTGGTAAGTATGGTTAGGTATGATCAGACATTACTGAAATTGCAGATATCATTGATGCATGATTCGTGAATTTCAAATACGTAAATAATTACAATGTGGAAGTTTTTTCTGTAATGCTAAATTTAGAAGAAGTTAAATgcgtgaaaattgagttgaattAGTTGAATTTATACTTATGGGGTTGTCTTCGTTAtgacttctgaaaattttaggaCTTGAATGGTTGAAAAAcacttcgtttttttgttttaataatgttcacaaatttaatttcttgTTACACAGTCGATGCTAAGATAGTAATGCAGTGTTAGCTTAGTTGTTATTATGAATTCGTTTCAATAATCATTAATAATTCGTTATTTTCTTTCACAGTAcatgccaaaaattcaaaatgacgtCTCCTGAAATCAAAGAATTAATCGTGTTTCTACAAAATAATGGCAGATCTGTTATCAGTGGTCAGAAAAATTTCTCTGTAACGCCACAAATACTTCGCGAACTGAACAAAATACTGCGTACAATTAAGGAAGACATCTATGTATCGCCATTAAGCActacaaaattaattaacaAATACGCAAGCAGTAATGATCTAATGTTCTTATATGATTTCGttacaaaaatgccaaaattaaAGATCAGCGATACGTCCTCTAGTCACAGTTTCACGATCGATGTGAGTGATTTCactaatttaaaatatttagaaTTGTACAAATTTAATGTTAAAGATGTCAaaggaattcaatttttacgtgaaaatttggaaatcgtGGTGTGTACGCGATGTTTAGACTCTATAGGTGATTTAATATTGAATTCTGACTCCGATAATAGCGTCAGTTTGATCTGGAGTAAATTACAACACGCAGTATTTTCATGTAATGGTTTAAGCACCTTAGATCGGTCCTTCATTTACACAC
The sequence above is a segment of the Planococcus citri chromosome 3, ihPlaCitr1.1, whole genome shotgun sequence genome. Coding sequences within it:
- the RabX4 gene encoding ras-related protein Rab-13, with the protein product MTVSLPVEYKATYKILVLGDSNVGKTCLVHRYCDDAYYDTYISTVGVDFKQKIIELDGSPIKLQIWDTAGQERFRTLTTAYYRGAMGILLVYDVTNIESFNHLPYWIKTIQENASQNVVTVLAGNKCDAEYQRTVDRTNGEKLAETFDMPFFEISCKNDVNIEAALLTLTRMIRERASQNISVDEPSTQTDPNNITLRNFKFKEPFNEKMKCNYC